The DNA sequence TTCGGGCACGTTGTCCAGCAGTATCTCAAGAGGATGCTTAGATCTTATATCCTGTTCTACTCCCAAAATCCTATTTTGTAGGACGCGTCTGTCCACCAACGAGAAGTAGTGCGGATACCGGGCGCAGATGAATTGCAGAACCATTTCCATGAGTTCTTTACAGGCCAGCTCTGATCCTGGAAGCCAGCCCAGGACCGCATCCCCATGCTTTGCGTACAAGTCCTTCCGTTGCGCGATCCGTTGTATATATGTGTTCTCGAGCTCTATCCACCAATCCGTTTCTAGCTTTGTCAATGCTGCCATGATTGTTAATGTATAGCACAAGTTATGTGGCGCCGCTTGTAGTCAGGCATAAGCAAACGTACACATTGTCTGGTGGTAGCCCCATCTAAACGGACGATATGGCCTGGGTAGCGCTTTTTCAATTTTGAACTCGGGGTACTCTCGAGGCAAGGGCACACCGCTGAGTTTTGCGTAGTCCGGAAAGTCCCCTAAGGCCTTAATTTCAGCCATTGAGAATCCCATTGGCGTGTATCTGTCTTCCCCGCAGGTCGTATAGTCCACGGTCATGGGAAGGATGTGTTTGAGaactttctcttcgtcgACTTCATGTATTCCTGTCGCGAATTCCGGCAATGCAGCAAGTGCCTGACGGCCCTGAGGTGGCAATGTATCCGCATACTGcgctggtttcttctccgGTGAAATCGACTGTGATGCGGTTCCACTTCGAGGGCTATGGAGTTTCGAACGAAGGCAGACTGGTTTGTTCTTCAATCCACTTAAAGCGAAACATAGCCCAGTCAGTCCGAACACGGTGAAGCACACCAACCACAGATTATCTAGCTGGTCGAGTACGTCCATAATACCTTTCTTAAAATGCAAGATGGCGCACTCAGATATAATATATGGATATCCTCGCTATTGCAGGCTCAAATAGTGCGATGTCACATCTGTATCGTATTTCGAC is a window from the Aspergillus oryzae RIB40 DNA, chromosome 6 genome containing:
- a CDS encoding heme-dependent oxidative N-demethylase family protein (predicted protein); the protein is MDVLDQLDNLWLVCFTVFGLTGLCFALSGLKNKPVCLRSKLHSPRSGTASQSISPEKKPAQYADTLPPQGRQALAALPEFATGIHEVDEEKVLKHILPMTVDYTTCGEDRYTPMGFSMAEIKALGDFPDYAKLSGVPLPREYPEFKIEKALPRPYRPFRWGYHQTMSLTKLETDWWIELENTYIQRIAQRKDLYAKHGDAVLGWLPGSELACKELMEMVLQFICARYPHYFSLVDRRVLQNRILGVEQDIRSKHPLEILLDNVPEDFGVMLRDETTGNYFLRAGVICSALGWNVGTKIGLQLHQIHGPVPDYREKMQFSMDRFFTKMPADKPIQRGSWGLEVGQPLYMPKGDPHEKLRLSQDPNLQLEDCYLRVDWQTLRRLPLSGAIVFNFKALFTPVTELRDEPGVPALVTKVLKEGNKNILEYKSTWHVEHVVLPKLEEWAKEQEENGLVPSDWEVATLDDSPWYQDWQEKWHRQQGF